A section of the Leptotrichia sp. HSP-342 genome encodes:
- a CDS encoding SIMPL domain-containing protein, protein MKRIIALLMTIFSVLSFADGEVAGKRIQVRGVSKKEIAPNSAKIDLTIQTENESLDKASAENAQILERYKRLLAQTGTKYNKINSTEYSTYETYNWDTVVENKGKKEYQTKLSVEVDKISLDTLKNFMNVLANEKVYSLNRSKNGTYIFTIESQNATSKQAYQNAMSKFNDIQQKLNRVGISASTVKIAGYDNKEVSLEKNTNNKKNIQVVSHQIEVETRDLKNLGNIINVASALGIGATGQIKYDIDNKQQLENELYENAYKEALKKAQVILGKTDLNLKNPVTITDKSNEVIQPYYDYNYNYYNKANYATNVVQLRKSDRELIDESTRRNIVISPKKLNISKTVYIEFEMD, encoded by the coding sequence ATGAAAAGAATAATAGCGTTACTTATGACAATTTTTTCAGTATTATCATTTGCAGATGGTGAAGTTGCTGGAAAAAGAATACAGGTTAGAGGGGTTTCAAAGAAGGAAATTGCACCAAATTCGGCAAAAATTGATCTTACGATTCAGACTGAGAATGAAAGTTTGGATAAGGCGAGTGCGGAAAATGCACAAATTCTGGAAAGATACAAAAGATTGCTTGCTCAAACTGGCACAAAATATAACAAGATTAATTCAACAGAGTATTCCACTTATGAAACATATAACTGGGACACAGTTGTTGAAAATAAAGGAAAAAAGGAATATCAGACAAAACTTTCAGTAGAAGTTGACAAAATCTCACTTGACACATTAAAAAACTTTATGAATGTACTTGCAAATGAAAAAGTTTATTCTCTAAACAGAAGCAAAAACGGCACATATATTTTCACTATCGAATCTCAAAATGCAACAAGCAAGCAGGCTTACCAAAATGCAATGTCAAAATTTAACGACATTCAGCAAAAATTAAATAGAGTTGGAATTTCAGCAAGCACAGTAAAAATCGCAGGATACGACAACAAAGAAGTGAGCCTTGAAAAAAACACAAACAACAAAAAAAATATTCAAGTTGTTTCACACCAAATAGAAGTTGAAACAAGAGATTTGAAAAATCTAGGAAATATCATAAATGTAGCAAGTGCATTGGGAATCGGGGCAACTGGACAAATTAAATACGACATTGACAATAAACAGCAATTAGAAAATGAACTTTACGAAAATGCTTATAAAGAAGCCTTGAAAAAAGCACAAGTTATTCTTGGAAAAACAGATTTAAACTTAAAAAATCCTGTAACAATAACGGATAAATCAAACGAAGTTATCCAGCCTTACTACGATTACAACTATAATTACTATAACAAAGCAAATTACGCAACAAATGTAGTGCAATTAAGAAAAAGTGATAGAGAACTAATTGACGAGTCTACAAGAAGAAATATCGTAATTTCTCCAAAAAAATTAAATATTTCAAAAACTGTCTACATTGAATTTGAAATGGACTAG
- a CDS encoding PASTA domain-containing protein, with the protein MATKYKFNYGKFFRTIIVLLCLVALIRFGKDVFERHFFNTRLTVIPDVMNLNKKDAVKYLKKAGLKVKVINSKTEKVPLDTVYNQDPRPGKEVKVNRVIRIWVNNGEDVKVPNIIGLELLEARSRLKGQNIQIETIDYYPSNQKYNTILGVYPKPGTKLEINQKISILVSSQQMVDPSVMPNIIGLDLNDARELLKQIGLDIGNISRTSDPTLPVNTIISTNPAAGTKIQRGQKVSIVLNTGAAPKKRERSTEEIINKSQEEIDNQEIERIIDNTINKIDQQGTEQKNNGNTQSSPRNNTQGGGNNSDSSDDDGDE; encoded by the coding sequence ATGGCCACAAAATATAAATTTAATTATGGAAAATTTTTTAGAACTATTATTGTACTGCTTTGTTTAGTGGCATTAATAAGATTTGGTAAGGATGTTTTTGAACGTCATTTTTTTAACACTAGACTTACAGTTATTCCTGATGTTATGAACCTTAATAAAAAGGATGCTGTAAAATATTTGAAAAAAGCCGGGTTAAAAGTCAAAGTTATTAATTCTAAAACAGAAAAAGTACCATTGGATACGGTTTATAACCAAGATCCACGTCCGGGTAAAGAAGTTAAAGTAAACAGAGTTATAAGAATCTGGGTAAATAACGGAGAAGATGTAAAAGTACCTAATATTATTGGACTGGAACTACTTGAAGCAAGATCTCGATTAAAAGGGCAAAATATTCAGATTGAAACGATTGATTATTACCCGTCTAATCAGAAATATAATACGATTTTGGGAGTTTATCCAAAACCAGGTACAAAACTTGAAATTAACCAAAAAATTTCAATACTAGTTTCTTCACAGCAAATGGTAGATCCATCAGTTATGCCAAATATAATAGGACTTGACTTAAATGATGCAAGAGAATTGTTAAAACAAATTGGACTTGATATTGGAAATATTTCACGTACAAGTGACCCAACATTGCCTGTAAATACGATTATTTCTACAAATCCTGCAGCTGGAACTAAGATTCAGAGAGGACAGAAGGTATCAATTGTATTAAATACTGGAGCAGCTCCGAAAAAACGTGAAAGATCGACAGAGGAAATTATTAATAAATCTCAAGAAGAAATAGATAATCAGGAAATTGAAAGAATTATTGATAATACAATTAACAAAATAGATCAGCAAGGTACTGAACAAAAAAATAATGGAAACACTCAATCTTCACCACGTAACAATACACAAGGCGGAGGAAATAATAGTGATTCTAGTGACGATGACGGTGACGAATAG
- a CDS encoding HPr family phosphocarrier protein has product MASKTVTMTNPTGLHTRPGGVFVAKAKEFESTVEVENEGKKVNGKSLLKLLSIGIKNGSEVTVHAEGPDADQAVEVLGELLATIRD; this is encoded by the coding sequence ATGGCAAGTAAAACAGTTACTATGACAAATCCTACAGGATTACATACAAGACCAGGTGGAGTATTTGTTGCTAAAGCAAAAGAATTTGAAAGTACAGTAGAAGTTGAAAATGAAGGAAAAAAAGTAAACGGAAAATCTTTATTAAAACTATTATCAATTGGGATCAAAAATGGTTCAGAAGTTACAGTTCATGCTGAAGGACCTGATGCTGATCAAGCAGTTGAAGTTTTAGGAGAATTATTAGCAACTATCAGAGACTAA
- the rsgA gene encoding ribosome small subunit-dependent GTPase A — translation MDENSKNLNEENIYECKLRGTLKVKNDKMNCVIGDCVEFDEKEKVIEKIEKRENFLYRPLIANIDFIGILFAIKSPNFDFTNFQKMLLNANSQNIPVVLILSKIDLVSKEELEEFFNKFKQIFKDIISIFPISTETNTGINELQQYINEKSVVISGPSGAGKSTLINTLIGEEILTTNDISEKTKKGRHTTIESRFFMPAPHSYIIDTPGFSTLDFPKLEEKKELEKLFPEFLEFIPDCKFRDCIHVNEPNCAIKENIENGNISKERYDFYLYSLENIRFLKYT, via the coding sequence TTGGATGAAAATTCCAAAAATTTGAATGAAGAAAATATTTATGAATGTAAATTACGTGGAACATTAAAAGTGAAAAATGATAAAATGAATTGTGTTATTGGAGACTGCGTAGAATTTGACGAAAAGGAAAAAGTTATTGAAAAAATTGAAAAAAGAGAAAACTTTTTATATCGTCCACTAATTGCAAATATTGATTTTATCGGTATTTTATTTGCAATAAAAAGTCCAAATTTTGATTTTACAAATTTTCAGAAAATGCTCTTAAATGCAAATTCTCAAAATATTCCAGTTGTACTCATATTATCTAAAATTGACTTAGTTTCAAAAGAAGAACTGGAGGAATTCTTTAATAAATTTAAACAAATTTTTAAAGATATAATTTCTATTTTCCCAATTTCAACTGAAACAAATACTGGAATTAACGAATTACAACAATATATAAATGAAAAATCTGTTGTAATTTCAGGACCGTCGGGAGCTGGAAAATCCACGCTTATTAACACTTTAATTGGAGAAGAAATACTAACTACAAACGATATTAGCGAGAAAACTAAAAAAGGACGACATACTACGATAGAAAGTCGATTTTTTATGCCAGCTCCACATTCATACATAATAGACACGCCAGGATTTTCAACACTTGATTTTCCTAAGCTGGAAGAAAAAAAAGAACTGGAAAAATTATTTCCAGAGTTTCTCGAATTTATTCCTGACTGTAAATTTCGAGACTGTATTCACGTAAATGAGCCAAATTGTGCAATTAAGGAAAATATAGAAAATGGCAATATCTCAAAAGAACGGTATGATTTTTATTTATACTCGCTTGAAAATATACGATTTTTAAAATATACCTAA
- a CDS encoding ATP-binding cassette domain-containing protein — MNININNLTKKYGKKKIFKNFSLEIEVGKVTALMGKSGFGKTTLIRILMGLEKYDEGKITGLENQKISTVFQEDRLCENLSAITNISIVCGKETSIREISAELEKIGLKESQNKPVKTLSGGMKRRVAIIRCIMAKSDIIIFDEPLKGLDETTKKNVIRYLKEKIRGKTVIIVTHDIEEARQLDSTIVNLEKFN, encoded by the coding sequence ATGAATATTAATATAAATAATCTTACTAAGAAATATGGAAAAAAGAAAATTTTTAAAAATTTTTCTTTGGAAATAGAAGTAGGAAAAGTAACGGCTCTTATGGGGAAATCAGGATTTGGAAAGACGACTCTTATTAGAATACTGATGGGGCTGGAAAAGTACGACGAAGGTAAAATCACAGGACTTGAAAACCAAAAAATTAGCACCGTTTTTCAGGAGGATAGATTATGTGAAAATCTATCAGCGATTACAAACATTTCGATAGTTTGTGGAAAAGAAACTTCTATCAGGGAAATATCTGCCGAACTTGAAAAAATAGGATTAAAAGAAAGCCAAAACAAACCTGTAAAAACTCTTAGCGGAGGAATGAAAAGACGTGTGGCAATTATAAGATGCATAATGGCAAAATCTGATATTATAATATTTGACGAGCCGCTTAAGGGGCTGGATGAGACAACCAAAAAAAATGTCATTAGATATCTAAAGGAAAAAATCAGAGGAAAGACTGTTATTATAGTCACTCACGATATAGAAGAGGCGAGACAGCTTGACAGTACGATTGTAAATTTGGAAAAATTTAATTAG
- a CDS encoding MarR family winged helix-turn-helix transcriptional regulator: MYEKIENLLDKFYKTYYKIEEINLNQVIKCLTTSELHIIEAIGENEITMNELSDKLGITMGTASVAVNKLTDKQFLERSRSDTDRRKVFVKLTSKGKVALNYHGDFHSNILEKITDDIPQKKLDTFIEVFERIVKNLDKVKKDIQPESILNFEKNDLVQVSSIKGSTAIRKYLNEKGVMIKSLIKILNIDKYLITLIVDGDEKVLNIEDAENIMVRKNTL, encoded by the coding sequence ATGTATGAAAAAATAGAAAATCTATTAGACAAATTTTATAAAACATATTACAAAATTGAAGAAATAAATTTAAATCAGGTAATTAAATGTTTGACTACATCTGAACTTCACATTATTGAAGCTATTGGAGAAAATGAAATTACAATGAATGAATTATCTGATAAATTGGGCATTACAATGGGAACTGCCTCAGTTGCAGTAAATAAGCTGACTGATAAGCAATTTTTGGAACGTTCCCGATCAGATACCGACAGGCGTAAAGTTTTTGTAAAACTAACTTCAAAAGGAAAAGTTGCATTAAACTATCACGGAGATTTTCACTCAAACATTCTAGAAAAAATTACAGATGATATTCCACAAAAAAAACTGGACACATTTATCGAAGTTTTTGAAAGAATCGTAAAAAACCTAGATAAAGTCAAAAAAGACATTCAACCCGAATCAATCTTAAATTTTGAAAAAAATGATTTAGTGCAAGTCTCTTCTATCAAAGGAAGTACTGCAATTAGAAAATATCTAAACGAAAAAGGCGTTATGATAAAATCACTTATAAAAATTTTAAATATTGATAAATATTTAATAACTTTAATTGTTGATGGGGATGAAAAAGTTTTAAATATTGAAGATGCAGAAAATATCATGGTTAGAAAAAATACGCTTTAA
- a CDS encoding ABC transporter permease, whose amino-acid sequence MTKNKIRLFSLTQIFAVIFWLIVWFVTSRIINQELILSSPLEVLRKIEEYIKEADFWKTVLYSFTKISSGFLLAILLGTVLAVLSYRYEIVKILLNPLITVIKSVTVASLIILFLVWFQPERLSIIISIFMAFPIIYTNVLKGLQEVDKNLLEMAKIFRITILKKIVYIYVSQVMPYFESAGTSALGLAWKAGIAAEVIGLPKGSIGESLYESKIYLNTENLFSWTIVIIILGYISEKIFLYIIRYCIAKIMGDTYEY is encoded by the coding sequence ATGACAAAAAATAAGATCAGGCTTTTTAGTCTTACACAGATATTTGCAGTAATATTTTGGCTTATTGTGTGGTTTGTGACTTCAAGGATAATTAATCAGGAACTTATACTTTCTTCTCCTTTGGAAGTTTTACGAAAAATTGAGGAATATATAAAAGAAGCGGATTTTTGGAAAACTGTGCTCTATTCCTTTACGAAAATATCGTCAGGATTTTTACTGGCTATACTGCTTGGAACTGTGCTTGCTGTGTTGTCATATCGATATGAAATAGTAAAAATTCTGTTAAATCCTTTAATAACTGTTATAAAGTCAGTTACGGTAGCATCTCTGATTATACTTTTTCTTGTCTGGTTCCAGCCCGAAAGACTGTCTATTATAATTTCAATATTTATGGCGTTTCCCATAATATATACAAATGTCTTGAAAGGACTGCAGGAAGTGGATAAAAATTTATTGGAAATGGCTAAAATATTTCGCATTACAATTTTAAAAAAGATTGTGTATATTTATGTTTCGCAAGTTATGCCTTACTTTGAATCGGCTGGAACATCTGCTCTGGGACTTGCATGGAAAGCTGGAATTGCGGCTGAAGTTATTGGGCTGCCGAAAGGTTCGATTGGAGAAAGCCTTTATGAATCAAAGATTTATCTGAATACTGAAAATTTGTTTTCGTGGACAATCGTTATAATAATTTTGGGATATATTAGCGAAAAAATATTTTTGTACATTATCAGGTACTGTATAGCAAAAATAATGGGAGATACCTATGAATATTAA
- the rpe gene encoding ribulose-phosphate 3-epimerase, producing the protein MDKKIIIAPSLLAADFSKLREEITEVEKLGAEYLHLDVMDGNFVPNISFGAPVISSLRKHSNLVFDVHLMVNEPDYLIKDFADFSDIITIHAEATKHLNRTIQLIKSFGKKVGVALNPSTPLDVIKYDLDNIDMVLIMTVNPGFGGQKFIPEMIQKIKDLRKINKNIDIEVDGGINDKTAKLVKEAGANVLVAGSYIFSGNYKEKIDSLK; encoded by the coding sequence ATGGATAAAAAAATTATAATAGCACCTTCGCTACTTGCTGCAGACTTTAGTAAACTGAGGGAAGAAATCACAGAAGTGGAAAAACTTGGAGCAGAATACCTGCATTTAGATGTTATGGATGGAAATTTTGTTCCAAATATCAGCTTTGGAGCTCCTGTCATTTCATCTTTACGAAAACATAGCAACCTTGTGTTTGATGTACATCTGATGGTAAACGAACCAGATTATTTAATAAAAGATTTTGCTGATTTTTCAGACATAATCACAATCCATGCCGAAGCTACAAAGCACTTGAACAGAACAATACAGTTAATAAAATCTTTTGGAAAAAAAGTAGGTGTCGCATTAAATCCATCTACTCCGCTGGATGTTATAAAATATGACCTGGATAACATTGATATGGTTCTAATTATGACTGTGAATCCCGGTTTTGGCGGGCAAAAATTCATTCCTGAAATGATACAGAAAATAAAAGATTTGCGAAAAATTAATAAAAACATTGATATTGAAGTGGATGGTGGAATAAATGACAAAACTGCTAAGCTGGTAAAAGAAGCTGGGGCAAATGTGCTAGTTGCAGGTTCCTATATTTTTAGCGGAAATTATAAAGAAAAAATTGATTCCCTGAAATAA
- a CDS encoding CTP synthase: MDRQNNTTKYIFVTGGVVSSLGKGIVASSLGRLLKERGYKVTIQKFDPYINVDPGTMSPYQHGEVFVTEDGAETDLDLGHYERFINENLTKYNNLTTGKIMSKIIAKERRGEFLGGTVQTVPHMTDEIKYNVIKAAEENNSDIVITEIGGTIGDIESDPFIEAIRQLKREVGRENIAYIHVTLLPYLKAAGELKTKPTQHSVKMLQGLGISPDVIVVRSEHPVDENIKKKISIFCDIDEEAVIESLDAKSLYEIPLTMEKLGLADVICKHFKIKNEKPLLTEWTKMVEKFKNPKKIVKVAVVGKYIELKDAYISIHESIEHAGFNLNTKVEIDYFKAGEFDVKKLADYDGILVPGGFGDRGVDGKVEAIKFARENNIPFFGICLGMQMACVEFARNVLGYKDATSTEFEKDTPYPIISLMEEQKGLKDMGGTMRLGAYPCVLKDDSLAASVYGRTEITERHRHRYEFNNAYREEFEKNGMDIVGLSPDGNYVEVIEIKNHPYFIASQYHPEFKSRPNRPHPLFKGWIKAALKKRSEK; encoded by the coding sequence ATGGATAGACAAAATAACACGACAAAATATATTTTTGTCACAGGTGGAGTTGTTTCATCGCTTGGAAAAGGAATTGTGGCTTCTTCTTTAGGAAGATTGCTAAAAGAGAGAGGATATAAGGTTACAATTCAGAAATTTGATCCATATATAAATGTGGATCCGGGAACTATGAGTCCTTATCAGCATGGGGAAGTTTTTGTTACAGAAGATGGAGCAGAAACTGACTTGGATTTGGGGCATTATGAAAGATTTATTAATGAGAATCTGACAAAGTATAATAATTTGACGACTGGAAAAATTATGTCAAAAATTATTGCAAAAGAGCGTCGTGGGGAATTTTTAGGAGGGACTGTACAAACTGTGCCTCATATGACAGATGAAATTAAGTACAATGTTATAAAAGCTGCTGAGGAGAATAATTCTGATATTGTAATTACTGAGATTGGTGGGACAATTGGGGATATTGAAAGTGACCCGTTTATTGAAGCAATTCGTCAACTGAAAAGAGAAGTTGGAAGAGAAAATATTGCCTACATTCATGTAACATTATTGCCTTATTTAAAAGCAGCAGGAGAATTGAAGACAAAACCTACACAACATAGTGTAAAAATGCTTCAAGGGCTTGGAATCTCGCCAGATGTGATTGTAGTGAGAAGTGAACATCCTGTTGATGAAAATATTAAGAAAAAAATCTCGATTTTCTGTGATATTGATGAAGAGGCGGTTATTGAATCACTTGATGCTAAAAGTCTTTATGAAATACCATTAACTATGGAAAAATTAGGACTTGCTGATGTAATTTGTAAACATTTTAAAATAAAAAATGAAAAACCGTTATTGACTGAATGGACTAAAATGGTAGAAAAATTCAAAAATCCTAAAAAGATTGTAAAAGTAGCAGTTGTTGGAAAATATATTGAATTAAAAGATGCTTATATCAGTATTCATGAGTCAATCGAGCATGCTGGGTTTAATCTTAATACAAAAGTTGAAATTGATTATTTTAAGGCTGGAGAATTTGATGTGAAAAAACTGGCTGATTATGATGGAATTTTAGTGCCGGGAGGATTTGGTGACAGAGGAGTAGACGGAAAAGTTGAAGCGATAAAATTTGCAAGAGAAAATAACATTCCATTCTTTGGAATTTGTCTTGGAATGCAAATGGCTTGTGTCGAATTTGCAAGAAATGTACTTGGCTATAAAGATGCAACTTCGACAGAATTTGAAAAAGACACTCCATATCCAATTATAAGTCTTATGGAAGAACAAAAAGGATTAAAAGATATGGGAGGGACAATGCGTCTTGGAGCATATCCATGTGTGTTAAAAGACGACAGCTTGGCTGCAAGTGTTTATGGAAGAACTGAAATAACTGAAAGACATAGACATAGATACGAATTTAATAATGCTTATAGAGAAGAATTTGAAAAAAATGGAATGGATATTGTAGGATTATCTCCAGATGGAAATTATGTGGAAGTAATAGAAATAAAAAACCATCCATATTTTATAGCATCACAATACCATCCAGAATTTAAAAGCCGTCCAAATCGTCCACATCCATTGTTTAAAGGCTGGATAAAAGCGGCATTAAAAAAACGAAGTGAAAAATAA
- a CDS encoding Rqc2 family fibronectin-binding protein, with translation MLYLDGIGISFLIKEIKEKILRYKLTKIFQYDRVSFSLFFGKNNLIFQVKDNSTIFYLKDEKDPNTNFQSKFLLSLKKYLQNSILINIRQEGFDRIVYFDFEKLNQFGDVEKYTLIIEIMGKASNIFLTSKDKILSALYFTSIDVGNRVIMTGAKYTLPFEEKKISPIYLEAENFPFETESFMEKIEGVGRAFALECSQNYDTFKKYLSGYKPVMYEIINRRKIQKVLTYNEFSEFSQKENTNLKNGRKYFETVNDGLNAYFKTTITSNVISEKKKNLLKYVDSQIKKFKKIEKNIKVDLKKNENFENYKNIGDILAANMHQIKYGMKKVTVFDFYNNQEITINLDPLLSPNDNLNFYYNKYNKGKRTISALNSRFLDIQNEIKYFEEIIMFIEKENDFIGIEEIENELNLTNNGNKSKNKIKLNKPKKRELLSFDYKGFQIFIGRNNKENEEISFSKGQPNDIWLHIKDIPGSHVLILRNNQELPNDVLLHAANLACEYSKAKKGDKVTVDYCERKFVKKIKNSKPGNVIYTNFHSLLIEVQ, from the coding sequence ATGCTTTATTTAGATGGAATTGGGATTTCATTTTTGATAAAAGAAATAAAAGAAAAAATATTACGATATAAACTGACAAAGATTTTCCAATATGACAGAGTTTCATTTTCACTCTTTTTTGGAAAAAATAACTTAATTTTTCAAGTAAAAGACAATTCAACAATTTTTTATTTAAAAGATGAAAAAGATCCAAATACTAATTTTCAGTCAAAATTTTTATTGTCATTAAAAAAATATCTGCAAAATTCAATTTTGATAAATATCCGTCAAGAAGGTTTTGACAGGATTGTTTATTTTGACTTCGAGAAGTTAAATCAGTTTGGAGATGTGGAAAAATATACGTTAATTATTGAGATTATGGGAAAAGCGAGCAATATTTTTCTGACTAGCAAGGACAAAATTTTGTCTGCTCTTTATTTTACTTCAATTGATGTTGGGAACCGTGTTATTATGACTGGCGCGAAATATACATTGCCATTTGAGGAAAAAAAGATTTCACCTATATATCTAGAAGCTGAAAATTTTCCATTTGAAACAGAATCTTTTATGGAAAAAATTGAAGGTGTCGGACGTGCTTTTGCACTAGAGTGTTCACAAAATTATGATACTTTCAAAAAATATTTATCTGGCTATAAGCCAGTAATGTATGAAATCATAAATCGTAGAAAAATTCAAAAAGTGCTAACTTACAACGAATTTTCTGAATTTAGCCAAAAGGAAAATACAAATTTAAAAAATGGAAGAAAATATTTTGAAACCGTAAATGATGGTTTAAATGCTTATTTTAAAACAACTATTACTTCCAATGTTATTAGCGAAAAAAAGAAAAACTTGCTAAAATATGTTGATTCTCAAATAAAAAAATTCAAAAAAATTGAAAAAAATATAAAAGTTGACTTGAAAAAAAATGAAAATTTTGAAAATTATAAAAATATCGGGGATATTTTGGCAGCAAATATGCACCAAATAAAATATGGAATGAAAAAAGTTACAGTTTTTGACTTTTATAACAATCAGGAAATTACAATAAATTTGGATCCGCTCTTATCTCCAAACGATAATCTGAATTTTTATTATAATAAATATAATAAGGGAAAACGAACTATTTCCGCCTTAAATTCTAGATTTTTAGATATTCAAAATGAAATAAAATATTTTGAAGAAATAATAATGTTTATCGAAAAAGAAAATGATTTTATTGGAATTGAAGAAATTGAAAATGAACTGAATTTAACAAATAATGGAAATAAATCAAAAAATAAAATTAAATTGAACAAACCGAAAAAACGTGAGTTATTGTCGTTTGACTACAAAGGCTTTCAAATTTTTATTGGAAGAAACAATAAGGAAAACGAGGAAATTTCCTTTTCCAAAGGACAACCGAATGACATTTGGTTGCACATAAAGGATATTCCTGGAAGTCATGTCCTTATTTTACGAAATAATCAAGAACTTCCAAACGATGTTCTTTTGCATGCTGCAAACCTTGCCTGTGAGTATTCTAAAGCGAAAAAAGGCGACAAAGTTACTGTTGATTACTGTGAAAGAAAATTTGTAAAAAAAATAAAAAATAGTAAACCAGGAAATGTTATTTATACAAACTTTCACTCTCTATTAATCGAAGTTCAGTAA
- a CDS encoding SIMPL domain-containing protein (The SIMPL domain is named for its presence in mouse protein SIMPL (signalling molecule that associates with mouse pelle-like kinase). Bacterial member BP26, from Brucella, was shown to assemble into a channel-like structure, while YggE from E. coli has been associated with resistance to oxidative stress.), with product MKKIAIALFSLMSILSFSANENIVRKISVTGNAEREVMPDLAKINFKIEEKGSNLSQTTNEVNKKIEKFKSELRARKISLENLETKAFYNRKGSEYQNDEDILDVKTVPNKTVKKTDKKPTSYDVNMSMLVKNTDFNKISALIDLEDGDNLQSIQKNFDENTFAFNINENGTTVDQALNKVFNKLNTSRRKLISAGIPESDIILSDYTIKENYTTDNKNSRKDVYYVTNEFVLTTKNIKELNTIISIADNNGININGSINFDLSDKDRIESEMYKDAYNQTKQKAESILRSSKMKLGTPIIVSEDVEFQQKMIDRIDQDWEVKYEAAAAPIAMEEYSNSADMRKSRTAGRVGVDYTPKPLKLTQNISVMYEMK from the coding sequence ATGAAAAAGATAGCAATTGCACTTTTTTCACTTATGAGTATTCTTTCGTTTAGTGCGAATGAGAATATTGTGAGAAAGATAAGTGTTACTGGGAATGCAGAAAGGGAAGTTATGCCTGATTTGGCAAAGATTAACTTTAAGATTGAGGAAAAGGGGAGTAACTTGAGTCAGACGACTAATGAGGTTAATAAAAAAATTGAGAAGTTTAAAAGTGAATTGAGAGCTAGGAAAATATCGCTTGAAAATTTGGAAACAAAGGCATTTTATAACAGGAAAGGGAGCGAATATCAGAATGATGAGGATATTCTGGATGTGAAAACTGTTCCAAATAAGACTGTCAAAAAGACTGATAAAAAGCCAACTTCTTATGATGTAAATATGTCAATGCTGGTAAAAAATACTGATTTTAACAAGATTTCAGCATTGATTGACTTGGAAGACGGGGATAATTTGCAAAGCATTCAGAAAAATTTTGATGAAAATACATTTGCATTTAACATAAATGAAAACGGAACAACGGTTGATCAAGCCTTAAATAAAGTGTTTAACAAACTTAATACTTCAAGAAGAAAACTGATTTCGGCTGGAATCCCTGAAAGTGATATTATTTTAAGTGATTATACGATAAAAGAAAATTATACAACAGATAACAAAAATTCAAGAAAAGATGTCTACTATGTTACAAACGAGTTTGTGCTTACGACAAAAAATATAAAGGAGCTTAATACAATAATTTCAATTGCTGATAATAATGGAATAAATATAAATGGCTCAATTAACTTTGACTTGTCAGACAAAGACAGAATTGAGTCAGAAATGTATAAAGATGCATATAATCAGACAAAACAGAAGGCAGAAAGCATTTTGCGTTCTAGTAAAATGAAATTGGGAACACCGATTATCGTGAGTGAAGATGTGGAATTTCAGCAAAAGATGATTGACAGGATTGATCAAGACTGGGAAGTGAAGTATGAAGCGGCAGCGGCACCGATTGCGATGGAAGAATATTCAAATAGTGCTGATATGCGAAAATCGAGAACAGCAGGGAGAGTCGGAGTTGATTACACTCCAAAACCACTAAAATTAACACAAAATATTTCAGTTATGTATGAAATGAAATAA